A stretch of the Tissierellales bacterium genome encodes the following:
- the argR gene encoding arginine repressor, protein MKKYARQEKILKIIRDHDVETQEDLTKYLRELGIDITQATISRDIKELGLVKVMGKNGKYRYASFQNAGDGATERLMKIFGSSIVSITPAGHLLVIKTIPGAAQVSASAVDALGIEEIIGTIAGDDTIFIAINDKTRMNYILDIFYKLIE, encoded by the coding sequence ATGAAAAAATATGCTAGACAGGAAAAAATATTAAAGATTATCAGAGACCATGATGTAGAAACTCAAGAAGATTTGACGAAATATCTTAGAGAATTAGGTATAGATATAACACAGGCTACAATTTCAAGGGATATTAAAGAATTAGGACTCGTTAAAGTTATGGGTAAAAATGGGAAATACAGATATGCATCATTTCAGAATGCAGGAGATGGTGCAACTGAAAGATTGATGAAGATTTTTGGAAGTTCTATAGTATCCATTACGCCCGCAGGGCACCTGCTTGTCATAAAGACAATACCAGGTGCAGCACAGGTTTCAGCATCAGCAGTAGATGCATTAGGAATAGAGGAAATAATTGGAACCATAGCAGGTGATGATACTATTTTTATAGCTATAAATGACAAAACTAGAATGAATTATATCTTGGACATATTTTACAAGCTAATAGAATAA
- a CDS encoding TlyA family RNA methyltransferase translates to MKKERLDVHLTELGYFQSREKAKRAIMAGLVFVDGERLDKAGTKIKVEAEIEVKGKALKYVGRGGLKMEKAMEAFDIDVREKIGMDIGASTGGFTDCMLQNGATKVYAIDVGYGQLDWKLRNDPRVVCMERTNARLLTFDMIGELVDFISIDVSFISLKLILGPAMNLLKPDGEIVALIKPQFEAGRDKVGKKGVVRDIEVHRDVVRMIYDFCIENNLYFKDLEYSPIKGAEGNIEYLAHITKQPSDVDFEKLLNEIVNQSHERL, encoded by the coding sequence ATAAAAAAGGAAAGATTAGATGTTCATTTGACAGAACTAGGCTATTTTCAATCAAGAGAAAAGGCTAAAAGAGCTATAATGGCTGGTTTGGTTTTTGTAGATGGTGAGAGACTTGATAAGGCTGGTACTAAAATTAAGGTTGAAGCTGAAATAGAAGTAAAAGGGAAAGCGCTTAAGTATGTTGGGCGTGGAGGTTTGAAAATGGAAAAAGCTATGGAAGCTTTTGACATAGATGTTAGAGAAAAAATAGGTATGGATATAGGAGCCTCTACTGGAGGTTTTACTGATTGCATGCTTCAAAATGGAGCGACTAAAGTTTATGCAATTGATGTGGGGTATGGACAATTAGATTGGAAACTTAGAAATGATCCTAGGGTTGTGTGTATGGAAAGAACTAATGCTAGATTATTAACTTTTGATATGATTGGAGAATTAGTTGATTTTATATCAATAGATGTGTCTTTTATTTCTCTAAAATTGATACTAGGTCCAGCAATGAACCTTCTAAAGCCAGATGGGGAGATCGTTGCACTTATAAAACCTCAATTTGAAGCAGGTAGAGATAAAGTTGGTAAGAAGGGCGTAGTTAGAGATATAGAAGTGCACAGAGATGTAGTTAGAATGATTTATGATTTTTGTATAGAAAATAATCTTTATTTTAAGGATTTAGAATACTCACCAATAAAAGGTGCAGAGGGTAACATAGAATATTTGGCTCATATTACAAAGCAGCCGAGTGATGTTGATTTTGAAAAGTTATTAAATGAAATAGTAAATCAATCTCATGAAAGGTTGTAA